The following DNA comes from Cryobacterium psychrophilum.
TCGCCGATCAGGGCGAGGGCCCGGTCGCCCATTTCGTAGCCGTCGCACGCGACGCAGCTGAACAGGCTCATGCCGTAGAACCCACGAATTCCGGGAACGTCGGGAAGCGTCTCCCGCAGTCCGGAAGCCACGAGCACGGCCCGGCTCGTGACGGCGCCGGAGAGCGCGGGGGTGCGGCCAACGACCGACGTGACGAAGGGATGCGCCGAGGATGCGGCATCCGGGGTGTGTTCGACGGACGCGACAGAGGATCGCCGCAGCACGCGCGTCTCCGGGTAGCGCTCGACCTCCTCGCGGGCGAGGCGGCGAAGCTCGTGCGGGGGCACGCCGTCCCGGGTGAGGAAGCCGTGCGACACCATGGTTGCGGCGTGCCGGGGCCGGTCGCTGTCGACGACGAGAACGCGCATACGAGCACGGGTGAGGTTGAGGGCGGCCGACAACCCGGCCGGGCCGGCACCGATGATGACCACGTCATACGCATCGACGCACGGCAGGGCAATCACGTACGTCACGAGAGGACCGCCGCGTCGGCACGGGCAATGTGAACCTGCTCGTCGCGTTCGACGACTTTCACCCGGTCGCGCACGGCCGCGTGGCTGGTGCCCAACGCCTTCTCGTGCGCGTCGAGGATAAGCCAGCCCGGCCAGGTCGTGACGTGCACGCCGCGCTCGGTGAGCACACGCAGGATCTCGTCGCCGTCTCCGGCCGCCCACCCGGCCGGTTGCTCGAGCGTCGTGGCATCCTCCATGAGCCGGGTGATGGTTTCCAGGGCGTCGCCCTTGGTATGGCCGATGAGGCCGACCGGGCCGCGCTTGATCCAGCCGGTGGCGTAGATGCCGGCGATCGGGGTGCCGTGCGCGTTCAACACGCGCCCGCCGTCGTTCGGGATCACTCCTTTCGCCTCGTCGAAGGGCAGGTCCGGTAGTGCGCTGCCCCGGTAGCCGACGGCCCGGTACACGGCCTGCACCGGGTAGTCCACGATCACGCCGGTTCCGCGCACGCCGCCGTCGCCGCTGGGCTCGGTGCGTTCGAAGCGAATGCCCTCAACCCTCCCGTTGCCGTAAATCTCCAGCGGAGCCTGCAGAAAATGCAGGTGCAGTCGACGCGAGGCGCCGGTGGGCTGCCGGGTGAGCCAGCCCTCCAGCGTGCGCGTCATCACCTTGACCTGGTTGTTCGTGGTGGCGAGCGCCCTGGTGTGCTCGTCAAAGACGAAGTCTTCCTCGTAGACGATCACGTCGACGTCGGGCACCTGGGCGAGTTCGCGCAGTTCGATGGGCGTGAATTTCACCTGGGACGGTCCTCGTCGCCCGAAGATGTGCACGTCGGTCACGGGCGAGCTGTCGAGGCCGGCGTGCACGTTGTCGGGAATGTCAGTGCTGAGCAGGTCCTTCGGGTGTTTGGCGAGCATGCGGGCCACGTCGAGCGCCACATTGCCGTTGCCGATCACGGCAATGTCGGTGGCGTCGAGCGGCCAGCTGCGGGCCACGTCGGGGTGTCCGTCGTACCAGGACACGAAGTCCGCGGCGCCGTAGGAGCCGGGCAGGTCGATGCCGGGCACGGTGAGCGGAGCGTCGGCAATGGCACCGGTGGCGAAGATCACGGCGTGGTACTGCTCGCGCAGGTCCTGCAGCGAGACGTCGACGCCATAGGTGACATTGCCAATGAAGCGGATGCTGCCCGAGTCGAGCATTTCATGCAGCGACGTGACGATTCCCTTGATGCGCGGGTGATCGGGGGCCACGCCGTAGCGGATGAGGCCGTAGGGCGCCGGGAGCTTGTCGAAGAGGTCAATGGCGACCGAACCACCGGCATCCTGAACGGCCTTGCTGAGGATGTTGCCCGCGTAGATACCGGCGGGTCCGGCGCCGATGATGGCGACGCGAAGGTTGAAAGGGGAGGTGCTGGGCATGATGGCCTTTCGGGGAAGCAGGAGGAGAGAGGGGGCGGCTCGCGCTGACGTCAGCGCCTCCCGGCGGGAACGAGGCCACGCCGGCGCAGGAGCCGACGTTCCAGCGGCGCAAAGAGCACGAGTTCCACGAGGATACCCACGAAGAGGATCACGACGATGGTCGCGAGAACGCCGGGCAGGTCGGCCAGTTCGCGGCTCTGGTCGAGCATGGAGCCCAGCCCGAAGCCGATGGTGCCGCCCATGGCGATGATTTCCGCGGCCATGAGTGAGCGCCAGGCGAAGGCCCAGCCCTGCTTGAGACCGGAGAAATACCCGGGCAGGGCCGCGGGAAGAATCACGAGCGTGGCCAGTTGCACGCGGCTCGCGCCGAGCACCGTGCCCACACGGCGCAGCTGCGGCGGAACATGATCGATTCCGGAAACGAGGCCGTTGGCAATCGACGGCACGGCTCCCATGAGCACGACGAAGTACACGGTGGCGTCGGTGAGGCCGAACCAGATGATCGCGGCGGGAACCCAGGCAACGGAGGGCAACACCTGCAGCCCCGACAGCAGTGGGCCGAGGGCGTGCCGCACCGGGCGGCATTCGGCCAGCAGCAGCCCGATCGGGGTGCCGATGGCGACGGCGATGAGGAACCCGATGCCGCCGCGTTCGAGGCTCGTCAGTACGGCGAGCTGCAGCCGCCCGTCGGCCCAGAACGCGCTGATGGAGCTGAGTACGTCCAGGGGCCCGGGGATGAGATCGGGCCGCGGGCGGGCAACCAGAATAGAGATCTGCCAGGCCACGATGAGGCCGAGGATGAGCAGAACGGGCGGCAGGACGCCGTCAATGGCCTGCCTGGTCCGGCCACGGGGTGCGGCGGGCACGGTTTGCAGCGCGTCAAGCCCGGAGGAGAGGCGGCGCTCGTCGGCGTCGGCGACGGCGTCGACATCGACCCGGTCCGTGAGGATGGCGGGCGGCGCCTCGCTTCTAAGCGGCATTGCGTCGAATCTCCTGTCGCAGTTGCGTGGTGATTTCGTCCCCGAGGCGGGCAACGTCGGTGGACTCGATGCGGCGGTCGGCGCGGTCATCGATGTGCCACTCGTTCACGATGCGTCCGGGGCGGCTCGACATGAGCAGCACCCGCTGTCCGAGCCGGGCCGCCTCGCGCACGTTGTGCGTGACGAACACTATCGTGCGGCCGGTCTCCCGCCACACGCGTTCGAGCTCGTCATGCAGCAGGTCACGGGTGATCGCGTCGAGGGCGGCGAAGGGTTCGTCCATGAGCAGTACCTTTCGGTCCTGGGCGAGCGACCTCGCGAGGGCCACACGCTGGCGCATGCCCCCGGAGAGTTCGTGCGGGCGTTTGTGGGCGGCATCGGCGAGATTCACCAGGTCGAGCAGTTCGAGCGCGTCGCCGCGTCGACGCTGCCGGGGAACGCCGCGCAGCTTGAGCGCGAGCTCCACGTTGTGCGAGGCCGTGAGCCACGGAAAAAGGGCGGATTCTTGAAACATGACGGCCGCGTTTCCGCTGTCGACCGTCACCGTTCCGGTCGTGGGGCGTTCCAGCCCCGCGATGATGTCCAGCAGCGTTGATTTGCCGCACCCGGATGCCCCGAGCAGGCACACAAATTGGCCCGCCTCGATCGTGAGGTTGATGTCATCAAGCACGAGGGGGGCCGTCGGGCCGAACCGTTTGCCGAGCGATTCGATGCGGATGGCGGCGGGCGCATTCATCGGGCAGCCGTCACGATTCCGGCAGCGAGGGTCGCGCCATCCTGGGGGTGGATCACGAGGAATGCCCCGGAGCGACGGTTGACGGCATAGTCCTCAATCGGAAGCTCGCTCGCCAGCCGCAGGACCGCACGACCGATGTCGTTGATGTCGAGGCCCTGTTGGGCGTCGTCGTCGACCGGTTCGAGGGTGAGGGTGTCGAGGTCGAGCCGCCCGGTGATCTCGGGGATCATCGCCTGCACGAGCGCGGTCCCGAATTTCACCAGCACGCGGGCTCCGGGGCGCAGTGCTCTCTGGTCGAGCCAGAACAGGTCGGCGGTGAGATCGCGGGTGAGCGCGGGGAGCGTGTCGGCCGCGGCAATGACGGCGCCGCGGGCAATGTCGAGGTTGTCGCGCAGCCGCAGGGCCACCGATTGCGGGGCGAAGGCCACGTCGAGCTCCGTGCCGGCGTCGTCGATGCCCGTGACGATGCTTGTGCCGCCGCCGGGAACAATGGTGACCGACTCGCCCACTCGAATCGTGCCGGAGGCTATCTGGCCGGCGTAGGCGCGGTAGTCGCGGAAAGAGGCATCGACGCCGGGGGCGACGGCGCCCTGAGGGCGCAACACGAGCTGTACCGGAAGACGGAAGTCCTCGACCTCGCTCTCCACCTCGGCGGCGGCCGGCAGGGTCTCGAGCAGCTCCAGCAGGCTCGATCCGGCGTACCAGGGGGTGCGCGCCGAACGATCCACCACGTTGTCGCCCTCGAGGGCGGACACCGGGATGATGTGCACGGCCCCGACGCCGAGTTCGCTCGCGACGGCGAGCACGGAGCGTTCCACCTCGCGGTACGCGGCCTCGTCGTAGTCGAGCAGGTCGATCTTGTTCACGGCCACGATCACGTGCGGCACCCGCAGCAGTGCCACAACCGACAGGTGCCGGCGGGTCTGCTCGAGCACGCCCTTGCGCGCGTCGATGAGCATGATCACGGCATCCGCGGTGGTGGCACCGGTGACCATGTTGCGCGTGTACTGCACGTGACCGGGGCAGTCGGCGAGGATGAACGAGCGCTCTCCGGTGGCGAAGTAGCGGTATGCCACGTCAATGGTGATGCCCTGCTCGCGCTCGGCGCGCAGGCCGTCGGTGAGCAGGGCGAAATCGATTCCGCCGGCCGCCCCGCCGAAACCCCGCTCCGTGGAGGTTCGGGTGACGGCGTCGAGCTGATCGGCGAGGATCGCCTTCGAGTCGTGCAGCAAGCGTCCGACGAGCGTGGACTTGCCGTCGTCCACGGAGCCGGCGGTGGCGAAGCGGAACAGCGTCGCGTCGTGTGTCTGGGTGGTCATGCTAAACCTCGAGCCTGTCGTGGATGTGGGCCTGTCGTGGAATCGAACTGCGTGGATGCGACCCGGTCTGGCCCGGGTCGGCGCGTCATGGTCATTCGCGGCCGAGCCCCTCGGCCGGGACGGGGGCGCCGCCCGCCTCGGCGAGCACGGCGTTGAGCAGGCTCAGGTCAAAGAGTCCGTCCAGGTCGCCGTTCTTCCCGATCCCGGCGGCGCGGGCGGCCCGGAGCGACACGGGGAACGTGGCTGCCAGCGGGTCGATGGTGAAGCGCATGTGTTCGAGAGCGCGGTTGATCACGGGGTCGGGCAGGGCCGTGCCGGTGTCGGCGAGCAGTTCCGCGTTGATGGCGGCGGTGGCCTCCGTGGGGTTGGCGTTCAACCACGCCACGGATGCCGTGTGTCCGGTGAGCAGGGCGGTGACGGTGTCGGGGTGGTCGCGCAAAAAGTCTTTGCGCACGAGCAGCACGGTGGTGGGGAAGTCTCCCTGATCCCAGAGGCTCGCCTCGTCAACGAGCACGTGGGCTCCCGCTTCGAGGACGAGACGGGATGCCCACGGCTCCGGCAGCCAGGCGCCGTCGATCGTGCCGGCCTGGAAGAGGGACAGGGTCACCGAATTATCGGTGGGTGACACACTCACATCACCGCCGCCGGTGATGCTGGTCTTGTAGCCTTCGCCCGTCAGCCAGGAGCGCAGCGCCACGTCCTGCGTGTTTCCGAGCTGGGGGGTGGCGAGCGTGGTGCCGGCGAGGTCGGCGGCAGACCGGATGCCGTCGCGCACGACGAGGGCGGCGCCGCCCGTGGTTGCGCCGGCCACGATCGTCGCCGACGCGCCCCGGCTCTGAATGAACGTGTTCACGGCGGGGTTCGGGCCGATGTAGGCGGCGTCGATCGCGCCGGCGCTGAGCGCCTCGACCGCCGCGGGTCCGGCGCTGAAAATCTGGGTGGAGAGCGTCGTGTCGCCGAGCGCCTCGGTGAAGAAGCCCTTCTGCACGCCCACCAGTGCTGGCGCGTGGGTGACGTTGTCGAAGTAGCCGAGGCGTAGTTCCGTGGCCGGTCCCGGTTCGGGGATCGCGGTGGCAGCGCATCCGCTCAGCAGGAGGGCGCTCGCCGCGAGCACGAGGCTGGCGCGCAGGGTGGTCTTCAGCGTCACTAGAAGTACCCCTCCTTTTTTCGGTCCTCCATGGCGGCTTCGGAGATGCGGTCGTCGGCGCGGGTGGCGCCGCGTTCCGTGATGGTGCTCACGGCGACCTCCCGCACCACGTCGTTCACGTGGGTGGCGTCGGAGTCAACGGCCCCGGTGCAGCTCATGTCGCCGACGGTGCGGTAGCGCACCGTGCGCCGTTCCACGGTTTCGGTGGGGCGGGGTTCGCTCACGGGACCGACCGCGCGCCACATGCCGTCGCGACGGTAGACGTCACGCTCGTGGGCGTAGTACAGCGGCGGCAGCGCGATGTTCTCCCGTTCGATGTAGCGCCAGACGTTGAGCTCGGTCCAGTTGCTGATCGGAAACGCGCGAACGTGCTGGCCCACCGTGTGGCGGCCGTTGTAGAGGTTCCACAGCTCGGGGCGCTGGTTGCGCGGGTCCCACTGGCCGAACTCGTCGCGCAGCGACAGGATGCGTTCCTTCGCCCTGGCCTTGTCCTCGTCCCGGCGGGCGCCGCCGAAGACGGCGTCGTGGCGACCGGCCGCGATGGCGTCGAGCAGCGGGAGGGTCTGCAGCGGGTTGCGGGTGCCGTCGGCGCGCTCGGCCAGGCGGCCATCCGCTATGTAGTCTTCGACGCGCGCCACCTCGAGGCGCACGCCGAGGCGTTCCACGGTGGCGTCACGGAAGGCGAGGACCTCCGGAAAGTTGTGCCCGGTGTCCACGTGCAGCAGAGAGAACGGCACCTTGCCCGGCCAGAAGGCTTTCGCGGCGAGGTGCAACACCACGACGGAGTCCTTGCCGCCGGAGAACAACAGCACGGGGCGTTCGAACTCGGCGACGACCTCACGGATGATGTGGATCGCCTCGCTCTCAAGCACGTCGAGTTCGGAGAGGCGGTGAGCGGATGCGGCGGGGATCGTTTCGGGAGTGACCGTGCGTGGCGTCTCGGTGACGGTGGCTGAAATGCTCATAGGTGGAGTCCGCATTCTGTCTTCTCGAGGGTGGCCCAGCGTCCGGAGCGGGGGTCGGCGCCGGCGGCGACGGGTTGGGTGCAGGGCGCGCAGCCGATGGACGGGTACCCTTGGGACAGGAGCGGGTTCACCGGCACCGTGTGCTCTGCGGCGTAACCGAGGAGTTCGTCGTAGGTCCACGCGGCGACGGGGTTCACCTTCACGAGGCCGTTGCGTTCGTCCCAGGTGATCAGTGGCGTGTTGGCGCGGGTGGGTGCCTCATTGCGGCGTACGCCGGTGAACCAGAGTTCGTAGTCGGCGAGCGTGCGCTGCAGGGGTTCGACCTTGCGCAGGGCGCAGCATTGGTTCGGGTTCCGAGCGAAGAGCTCTGCGCCGTGTTCGGCGTTCTGCTCGGGGACGGTGGTGAGCGGTAGCACATCGACGATTGTCACGTCGAGGGCCTCCTCGACCGCATCACGCGTGGCGTAGGTTTCACCGAAGTGGTACCCGGTGTCGAGGAACAGAACGTCAACGCCGGGGACCTGCACCGACACGAGCGCAGGGAGCACGGCGTCGGCCATGGAGCACGCCACGGCGACGGAATCGGCGCCGAAGTTGCGGGCGACCCAGGCGATCACCGCGGTGGCGCTCGCTTCGGTGCCGTCGGTTCGCCAGAGCTCCGCGGAGCCCTGTTCGGCGAGCGCCTTCAACTGCTCGATCGATCGACGTTCGGGCAGCACACGCGTGGGCGTCGGCGTGGATGTGTTGAGGTTCACGGCGGGGCTCACTTCAGCGCCTCCTCGTCGGCACGGTGTGACCATTCGGCGAAGGTTTCGTCGCTGCTGCGGTCGGCGAGGAAGCGAAGCACGATGCGCTCGACGTAATCGGCGAGGTCGTCGGCCGTCACCTTGAGGCCCCGCACGGTGCGGCCGAGGCCGGCTTCGTCGCGGTTCGGCGAGGAGAGGCCTCCGCCGAGGTGCACCTGGAACCCGGGGGTCTGGCCGCCGTTGCCATCGGGCAGCAGCTGCCCCTTGAGGCCGATGTCCGCGGTCTGGATGCGGGCGCAGGAGTTCGGGCATCCGTTGACGTGCAGGCTGATCGGCTGCGGCACGTCGATGCCGGCGAGCCGCGTCTCGAGCGAGGCGATGGCATCCGTTGCCGTCTGCTTCGTTTCCA
Coding sequences within:
- a CDS encoding ABC transporter ATP-binding protein; amino-acid sequence: MNAPAAIRIESLGKRFGPTAPLVLDDINLTIEAGQFVCLLGASGCGKSTLLDIIAGLERPTTGTVTVDSGNAAVMFQESALFPWLTASHNVELALKLRGVPRQRRRGDALELLDLVNLADAAHKRPHELSGGMRQRVALARSLAQDRKVLLMDEPFAALDAITRDLLHDELERVWRETGRTIVFVTHNVREAARLGQRVLLMSSRPGRIVNEWHIDDRADRRIESTDVARLGDEITTQLRQEIRRNAA
- a CDS encoding phosphoadenylyl-sulfate reductase codes for the protein MVTPCRRGGAEVSPAVNLNTSTPTPTRVLPERRSIEQLKALAEQGSAELWRTDGTEASATAVIAWVARNFGADSVAVACSMADAVLPALVSVQVPGVDVLFLDTGYHFGETYATRDAVEEALDVTIVDVLPLTTVPEQNAEHGAELFARNPNQCCALRKVEPLQRTLADYELWFTGVRRNEAPTRANTPLITWDERNGLVKVNPVAAWTYDELLGYAAEHTVPVNPLLSQGYPSIGCAPCTQPVAAGADPRSGRWATLEKTECGLHL
- a CDS encoding ABC transporter permease, whose product is MPLRSEAPPAILTDRVDVDAVADADERRLSSGLDALQTVPAAPRGRTRQAIDGVLPPVLLILGLIVAWQISILVARPRPDLIPGPLDVLSSISAFWADGRLQLAVLTSLERGGIGFLIAVAIGTPIGLLLAECRPVRHALGPLLSGLQVLPSVAWVPAAIIWFGLTDATVYFVVLMGAVPSIANGLVSGIDHVPPQLRRVGTVLGASRVQLATLVILPAALPGYFSGLKQGWAFAWRSLMAAEIIAMGGTIGFGLGSMLDQSRELADLPGVLATIVVILFVGILVELVLFAPLERRLLRRRGLVPAGRR
- a CDS encoding ABC transporter substrate-binding protein, yielding MTLKTTLRASLVLAASALLLSGCAATAIPEPGPATELRLGYFDNVTHAPALVGVQKGFFTEALGDTTLSTQIFSAGPAAVEALSAGAIDAAYIGPNPAVNTFIQSRGASATIVAGATTGGAALVVRDGIRSAADLAGTTLATPQLGNTQDVALRSWLTGEGYKTSITGGGDVSVSPTDNSVTLSLFQAGTIDGAWLPEPWASRLVLEAGAHVLVDEASLWDQGDFPTTVLLVRKDFLRDHPDTVTALLTGHTASVAWLNANPTEATAAINAELLADTGTALPDPVINRALEHMRFTIDPLAATFPVSLRAARAAGIGKNGDLDGLFDLSLLNAVLAEAGGAPVPAEGLGRE
- a CDS encoding NAD(P)/FAD-dependent oxidoreductase translates to MTYVIALPCVDAYDVVIIGAGPAGLSAALNLTRARMRVLVVDSDRPRHAATMVSHGFLTRDGVPPHELRRLAREEVERYPETRVLRRSSVASVEHTPDAASSAHPFVTSVVGRTPALSGAVTSRAVLVASGLRETLPDVPGIRGFYGMSLFSCVACDGYEMGDRALALIGETDDLCARALLVAQWTTTLTVFTNGAVGLDAAEEVLLAERGIRVERRRIDDLEGERGLIRAVRLVGGERLPITGGFVRPLWHPIVEFLDSLNPGTDKAGHLVTDRDGRTSIPGLYAAGDVTAPGPQQLIVAAGAGARAASTMTHDLLGAAIR
- a CDS encoding sulfate adenylyltransferase subunit 1, which codes for MTTQTHDATLFRFATAGSVDDGKSTLVGRLLHDSKAILADQLDAVTRTSTERGFGGAAGGIDFALLTDGLRAEREQGITIDVAYRYFATGERSFILADCPGHVQYTRNMVTGATTADAVIMLIDARKGVLEQTRRHLSVVALLRVPHVIVAVNKIDLLDYDEAAYREVERSVLAVASELGVGAVHIIPVSALEGDNVVDRSARTPWYAGSSLLELLETLPAAAEVESEVEDFRLPVQLVLRPQGAVAPGVDASFRDYRAYAGQIASGTIRVGESVTIVPGGGTSIVTGIDDAGTELDVAFAPQSVALRLRDNLDIARGAVIAAADTLPALTRDLTADLFWLDQRALRPGARVLVKFGTALVQAMIPEITGRLDLDTLTLEPVDDDAQQGLDINDIGRAVLRLASELPIEDYAVNRRSGAFLVIHPQDGATLAAGIVTAAR
- a CDS encoding FAD-dependent oxidoreductase, which gives rise to MPSTSPFNLRVAIIGAGPAGIYAGNILSKAVQDAGGSVAIDLFDKLPAPYGLIRYGVAPDHPRIKGIVTSLHEMLDSGSIRFIGNVTYGVDVSLQDLREQYHAVIFATGAIADAPLTVPGIDLPGSYGAADFVSWYDGHPDVARSWPLDATDIAVIGNGNVALDVARMLAKHPKDLLSTDIPDNVHAGLDSSPVTDVHIFGRRGPSQVKFTPIELRELAQVPDVDVIVYEEDFVFDEHTRALATTNNQVKVMTRTLEGWLTRQPTGASRRLHLHFLQAPLEIYGNGRVEGIRFERTEPSGDGGVRGTGVIVDYPVQAVYRAVGYRGSALPDLPFDEAKGVIPNDGGRVLNAHGTPIAGIYATGWIKRGPVGLIGHTKGDALETITRLMEDATTLEQPAGWAAGDGDEILRVLTERGVHVTTWPGWLILDAHEKALGTSHAAVRDRVKVVERDEQVHIARADAAVLS
- the cysD gene encoding sulfate adenylyltransferase subunit CysD, which gives rise to MSISATVTETPRTVTPETIPAASAHRLSELDVLESEAIHIIREVVAEFERPVLLFSGGKDSVVVLHLAAKAFWPGKVPFSLLHVDTGHNFPEVLAFRDATVERLGVRLEVARVEDYIADGRLAERADGTRNPLQTLPLLDAIAAGRHDAVFGGARRDEDKARAKERILSLRDEFGQWDPRNQRPELWNLYNGRHTVGQHVRAFPISNWTELNVWRYIERENIALPPLYYAHERDVYRRDGMWRAVGPVSEPRPTETVERRTVRYRTVGDMSCTGAVDSDATHVNDVVREVAVSTITERGATRADDRISEAAMEDRKKEGYF